One segment of Lytechinus variegatus isolate NC3 chromosome 13, Lvar_3.0, whole genome shotgun sequence DNA contains the following:
- the LOC121425877 gene encoding 4-substituted benzoates-glutamate ligase GH3.12-like has product MSYCQLTQCSWEHYQTNIMGGTRLLRWKLLGVAGLTFCMAWCLLQMASEHQEQVWKRILAGLFGVPSILVTVLSLWMSTLRISYGHGLVSSYLHVTIISILLVTRFPVIWKCKKAWKNPRKSQEEYLKEIIKANAQSEYSKDFGLCSVTSLADLRKKHALTDYERYRPYVDRLEKGETGLLACDPVIRFALTSGTTGKAKMVPYTKLYQKNLFRWVFGILFDVRANYFGHDGLQRELFMYTAPKVRHSEGGVLMAPASVMSKTLKRLLFFCSTPAVGYDISDPIDSVYVHLLFGLRDPNLRSINAHFTSNLMSAMRMIEQKWPEFVRDIELGTVTTTNVPPDIHRTLVKELGGGDHARATELKKEFQKGFEGIMKRVWPHMRYVHALDSIGLKDALVKSYAKGLTLYGGVFGASEGIFGFNLWPNSTGKDEFVLMPCTAIYEFIPQDKITEDQPETFFIDELQVGGIYEVVITQVFGFYRFRYGDVIRVRRFHFNAPVVEFMYRSGQILNVHAEKLDQHTVKSAMDAAVGHWPGVSLEEYAVAESTLLDQLVETDADHRPYYVVFLELLPPPERDSMDSITLEKVDEELCHHSFTYNSFREKGTIAPPLVHIVKPGAFVRLHTFILNNSTTSANQYKVPRKLRTKETLQLMLDNSIYHGEVNACSK; this is encoded by the exons ggTTGTTTGGTGTTCCGAGTATCTTGGTGACCGTTCTATCACTGTGGATGTCTACATTGCGCATATCCTACGGACATGGGCTTGTCTCATCCTACCTCCATGTTACCATTATATCAATCCTCCTCGTGACGCGCTTCCCTGTAATTTGGAAGTGCAAGAAGGCCTGGAAGAACCCAAGGAAATCACAAGAAGAATATCTGAAAGAAATCATCAAAGCAAATGCGCAATCCGAATACTCAAAAGACTTTGGACTCTGTTCAGTGACATCTTTGGCGGACTTGAGGAAGAAACATGCATTAACGGACTACGAACGGTACAGGCCATATGTAGATCGTCTGGAGAAAGGTGAAACAGGTTTGCTGGCATGTGATCCTGTTATACGGTTCGCGCTCACCTCCGGAACCACAGGGAAAGCGAAGATGGTGCCATACACTAAACTCTATCAAAAGAATCTCTTCAGATGGGTATTTGGAATTCTCTTCGATGTCAGGGCTAATTATTTCGGTCATGACGGTCTCCAGCGAGAGCTGTTCATGTATACAGCACCAAAGGTGAGGCACTCAGAAGGCGGCGTCTTGATGGCCCCTGCTTCAGTTATGTCTAAGACATTAAAACGACTCTTGTTTTTCTGCTCAACACCTGCAGTTGGTTACGACATCAGTGATCCTATTGATTCCGTATATGTCCATCTTCTTTTCGGGCTCCGTGATCCCAACCTTCGTAGCATCAACGCACATTTCACTTCAAACCTGATGTCAGCAATGCGAATGATTGAGCAAAAGTGGCCCGAGTTTGTTCGAGACATTGAACTTGGAACCGTGACGACAACCAATGTTCCACCCGACATTCATAGAACACTTGTAAAGGAGCTTGGCGGAGGGGATCATGCTAGAGCTACAGAACTGAAGAAGGAGTTCCAGAAGGGTTTCGAAGGCATCATGAAGAGGGTCTGGCCACACATGAGATATGTTCATGCATTAGATTCAATAGGCCTCAAGGATGCTCTCGTAAAATCATATGCAAAAG GTTTGACACTATATGGTGGGGTGTTTGGTGCGTCCGAGGGTATCTTCGGATTTAACCTCTGGCCAAACTCAACGGGTAAAGATGAATTTGTTCTAATGCCATGCACAGCAATCTACGAATTTATTCCACAGGATAAAAT AACTGAAGATCAACCGGAGACTTTTTTCATAGATGAGCTCCAAGTTGGTGGCATTTACGAGGTCGTCATTACTCAAGTGTTCGGTTTCTACAGATTCAGATATGGTGACGTCATCCGAGTGCGGCGATTTCACTTCAATGCTCCCGTTGTGGAATTCATGTACAG GTCAGGTCAAATCCTCAATGTGCATGCAGAGAAACTTGACCAGCATACTGTGAAGTCTGCCATGGATGCTGCCGTTGGCCACTGGCCCGGTGTTTCCCTTGAGGAATATGCTGTAGCCGAGAGTACTCTCCTTGATCAACTAG TGGAGACTGATGCTGATCATAGACCGTACTATGTGGTATTTCTTGAGCTGCTTCCTCCCCCGGAGAGAGACTCTATGGACAGCATCACACTGGAAAAG GTTGACGAGGAGCTCTGCCATCATTCCTTCACGTACAACTCGTTCCGCGAAAAGGGAACCATAGCCCCTCCTTTGGTGCACATCGTGAAACCAGGCGCATTTGTTCGTCTGCACACTTTCATCCTGAATAACAGCACGACATCTGCCAACCAGTACAAAGTCCCGCGGAAACTGCGCACGAAGGAAACCCTCCAACTTATGCTGGATAACTCCATTTATCATGGTGAAGTGAATGCATGTTCCAAGTGA
- the LOC121426476 gene encoding flavin-containing monooxygenase 5-like: MAYRVAVIGAGASGLASIKTCLDENLEPVCYERSSHLGGLWYYSDDEPRSDPHGASAIYHGLHTNVSKEMMAFSDFPLAKSLPPFPKGSDIQEYYERYAEHFGLLKHINFNVEVVSIDQDADYEGTGRWKVTVRPMSGEIRSEVFDAVMVCTGLYPSGHLPDYPGLDSFKGQIMHSCQFKRGAYFTDKRVLVVGSGTSGGDISNIISHHASQVYLSLRHGAWCVPRFFYNKQTLQDFFNQRWKTWIPSRLLNKWLINKMNYHMDGKILGLQHSKLPFNVHCMVDEDLPASIMEGRVRIRSGIDRFEGSNVHFVDGSVIEDIDNVIFATGYDLKLPFLKNEIVPDGYDKIELYQYMIPIRLRHPTLSFVGLCLPYTMGHNALCEMQTRYITKVLKGEVKLPSFEEMQQEVISRKDLNYKLFENHQPFITDPTAYRDQLAKAIGALPNLTKLIFTDPVLAYHFYFGVAYPPCHRLVGPGATPGARQALIDCKENQVHGITLTTVRRDAKDCLQAYEDGQKSSLTVYIMIVGAILSVLVLMAIF, encoded by the exons ATGGCTTATCGTGTTGCAGTGATCGGGGCAGGGGCTTCCGGACTTGCGTCCATCAAAACATGCCTTGATGAAAACTTGGAACCTGTTTGCTACGAACGGTCATCACATTTGG GTGGTTTGTGGTATTATTCTGATGATGAACCTCGCTCCGATCCTCATGGAGCTAGCGCTATCTACCATGGCCTCCATACCAATGTTAGCAAGGAAATGATGGCCTTCTCGGATTTCCCGTTGGCAAAGTCTTTGCCACCGTTTCCAAAG GGAAGTGACATACAAGAATATTATGAGCGGTATGCCGAACACTTCGGACTTCTCAAGCACATCAATTTCAATGTGGAAGTGGTGTCCATCGACCAGGACGCCGATTACGAAGGCACCGGGCGATGGAAGGTGACAGTCCGCCCAATGTCGGGTGAGATTAGAAGTGAGGTCTTCGATGCTGTGATGGTGTGTACTGGTCTTTATCCCAGTGGGCACCTGCCGGACTATCCTGGGTTAGATTCTTTCAAAGGACAGATCATGCACAGCTGCCAGTTCAAAAGAGGGGCTTACTTCACGGACAAGAGGGTTCTGGTCGTAG GCTCGGGTACTTCGGGAGGAGACATTTCCAACATTATCAGTCATCACGCAAGTCAG GTATACCTCAGCTTGCGGCACGGAGCTTGGTGTGTCCCTCGATTCTTTTACAACAAGCAGACCTTGCAAGATTTTTTCAACCAGAGGTGGAAGACATGGATTCCCTCGAGACTCCTCAACAAATGGCTGATCAACAAGATGAACTACCATATGGATGGGAAGATTCTTGGTTTACAGCACTCAAAGCTTCCGTTCAACGTCCATTGCATGGTTGACGAGGATCTCCCCGCCAGCATCATGGAGGGGAGAGTGAGAATCAGGAGTGGAATTGACAGATTTGAAGGCTCCAATGTCCATTTTGTAGACGGTTCCGTGATAGAAGACATTGATAATGTAATATTTGCCACCGGCTACGACCTCAAGCTTCcctttttaaagaatgaaatcgTACCAG ACGGTTACGATAAGATTGAGCTGTACCAATATATGATTCCGATTCGGCTTCGGCATCCAACCCTGTCTTTCGTGGGGCTGTGTCTTCCTTACACAATGGGTCATAACGCGCTCTGTGAGATGCAGACAAGGTACATCACCAAGGTCTTGAAAGGAGAGGTCAAGCTACCCAGCTTTGAAGAAATGCAACAAGAGGTCATCTCTAGAAAGGATCTCAActacaaattatttgaaaacCACCAGCCCTTCATT acggACCCAACTGCCTACCGCGATCAGCTGGCCAAAGCAATCGGTGCGCTACCAAATTTGACGAAGCTAATCTTCACCGATCCTGTGCTCGCTTATCACTTCTACTTCGGAGTGGCATATCCGCCTTGCCATAGGTTGGTTGGCCCTGGCGCCACTCCTGGGGCGAGACAGGCTCTTATCGACTGCAAGGAGAACCAGGTACATGGTATTACACTGACAACAGTGCGTAGGGATGCGAAAGATTGTCTGCAAGCCTATGAAGACGGCCAGAAATCCTCCTTAACTGTGTATATCATGATCGTCGGTGCCATTTTGTCTGTACTTGTCCTCATGGCTATATTTTAA